Proteins from one Candidatus Methylomirabilota bacterium genomic window:
- a CDS encoding GNAT family N-acetyltransferase, whose translation MSWRVRRLTAAPELQAVASMWSELAEQHGHATPFATHDWFECCRIAAATPNVEVLQLEDAGVPVSLIPLHRRTTKLRGCPVRYLSLLDCPDSPFGDLIPAGGDRQLVASLMDHLAARADWDILELGRLPIESSTLKLFEGELEGRLRYRRAGSEQSPYLTIDGTWQDFYGSRSQRFKKTIRNIQNRLARLGTITVEEHRTLDPQGRLLAELIDLTGRSWKADRGVAIATMPRMREFFAELSRRAAQHGWLSLWLLRLDGRPIAMEYQLRANGVAYALRADYDLDYAAASPGSSLNFEVARALFERGDVREYHMGPGLNEYKMRWASGTHETVRLHVHRPGLYPALLHLLETRAVPTARRLRERLR comes from the coding sequence ATGAGCTGGCGCGTTCGACGCCTGACCGCGGCTCCGGAGCTCCAGGCCGTCGCTTCGATGTGGTCGGAGCTCGCTGAGCAGCACGGCCATGCCACCCCGTTCGCGACGCACGACTGGTTCGAATGCTGCCGCATCGCGGCCGCCACGCCGAATGTCGAGGTACTGCAGCTGGAGGATGCTGGAGTTCCAGTCAGCCTGATCCCACTGCATCGTCGGACGACGAAGCTGCGCGGCTGCCCCGTCCGATACCTGTCGCTGCTCGACTGCCCGGATTCACCGTTCGGAGACCTGATTCCGGCCGGGGGCGACCGACAGCTGGTGGCGAGCCTAATGGATCATCTGGCCGCTCGTGCCGACTGGGACATTCTCGAGCTCGGACGACTGCCGATAGAGTCTTCGACCCTGAAGCTCTTCGAGGGCGAGCTCGAGGGACGACTGCGGTACCGGCGCGCCGGCAGCGAGCAGTCGCCCTATCTGACCATCGACGGGACTTGGCAGGACTTCTACGGCTCGCGGAGCCAGCGGTTCAAGAAGACCATCCGGAACATCCAGAATCGGCTCGCCCGACTCGGCACGATCACCGTCGAGGAGCATCGCACCCTGGATCCGCAAGGTCGGCTCCTCGCGGAGCTGATCGACCTGACCGGGCGCAGCTGGAAGGCGGATCGCGGCGTGGCCATCGCCACGATGCCGCGGATGCGAGAGTTCTTCGCCGAGCTGAGCCGCCGCGCCGCCCAGCATGGATGGCTGTCGCTCTGGCTGCTGCGACTCGACGGCCGTCCGATCGCCATGGAGTATCAGCTGCGCGCCAACGGAGTCGCCTATGCCCTTCGGGCCGACTACGACCTGGACTACGCGGCCGCCTCGCCCGGCAGCTCGCTGAACTTCGAGGTGGCCCGGGCCCTCTTCGAGCGGGGCGACGTGCGCGAATATCACATGGGGCCTGGTCTCAACGAGTACAAGATGCGCTGGGCCAGCGGAACGCACGAGACGGTTCGCCTTCACGTGCATCGCCCGGGCCTATATCCGGCCCTGCTGCACCTGCTGGAGACGCGGGCGGTGCCGACGGCCCGCCGTCTGCGGGAGCGGCTTCGGTGA
- a CDS encoding asparagine synthase-related protein — translation MSLIGGIVHRDPRRPATPERLERLLCAEDSRGAVVASGCFAVMLAGDGQPWSGDGSTVVAVDADLVNLDELSSLTGREGVQEVVSALYQREGVGGIQRLRGAFAVAIWEPRERQLLLAVDQVGIRRLYYAVTAEGMAFASRAGLLRAVAGLSGDPEPTTVFHYLNFGYLPAPVSVAGPIRRLEPGCLLKAQDGSVTITRYWDLNYTKRDLDHDATARATMRQAEGAVARALGSGGAKETGAFLSGGTDSSTVLGLMSRLTGERVHAISIGFQERRYDELEYAERAARHFKARHHVRRISPQDALAALPRLIDSYDEPFGNNSAIGTYLCAQLARECGLTRLLAGDGGDEIFGGNERYTVDAVFARYQRVPRLLRRGLLEPILRTLPDGGSSTVGRAQRYVRRASLPNPRRFYSYEFFFAQDGRELLDGDFLRSVEPGAPWDVLEQHFGRVSAVEELNRLLYLDIKLTIGDNDLLKVTRTAEAAGIGVRFPFLDLPLIEFTATWPASFKVHAGEKRHLFRQAFRELLPAETLAKRKHGFGVPTSLWLRTHAGFVDLAHDALLGPDAHVSSYFRRGALEELLRLHASDTTAFYGDLLWSVLMLELWHRRHVRGESPGVRVA, via the coding sequence GTGAGCCTCATCGGCGGAATCGTCCATCGCGATCCCCGCCGGCCGGCCACGCCCGAGCGGCTGGAGCGGCTTCTGTGCGCGGAGGATAGTCGTGGCGCGGTCGTCGCCTCGGGCTGCTTCGCGGTCATGCTCGCCGGTGACGGCCAGCCCTGGTCTGGAGACGGATCCACGGTGGTGGCCGTCGATGCCGACCTGGTCAACCTGGACGAGCTGTCCTCGCTGACCGGACGTGAAGGGGTTCAGGAAGTGGTATCTGCCCTCTATCAGCGGGAAGGCGTCGGCGGTATCCAGCGCCTGCGCGGGGCCTTCGCGGTCGCCATCTGGGAGCCGCGAGAGCGTCAACTCCTTCTGGCCGTCGATCAAGTGGGGATCCGCCGGCTCTACTACGCGGTGACCGCCGAGGGCATGGCCTTCGCCTCGCGAGCCGGCCTCCTCCGAGCGGTCGCCGGCCTGAGCGGCGACCCCGAGCCCACGACGGTCTTCCACTATCTGAACTTCGGTTACCTTCCCGCCCCGGTGTCGGTCGCCGGTCCGATCCGACGGCTCGAGCCCGGCTGCCTGCTGAAGGCGCAGGACGGCTCGGTCACCATCACCCGGTACTGGGATCTCAACTATACGAAGCGCGACCTCGATCATGACGCGACGGCCCGCGCCACCATGCGACAGGCGGAAGGGGCGGTCGCCCGGGCGCTCGGGTCGGGTGGCGCCAAGGAGACTGGCGCGTTTCTCTCCGGGGGGACGGACAGCAGCACTGTCCTCGGGCTGATGTCCCGTCTCACCGGGGAGCGTGTCCACGCCATTTCCATCGGCTTCCAGGAGCGTCGCTACGACGAGCTGGAGTACGCCGAGCGGGCCGCTCGTCACTTCAAGGCCCGCCATCACGTCCGGCGGATTTCGCCTCAGGACGCGCTGGCTGCCCTGCCGCGGCTCATCGACAGCTATGACGAGCCGTTCGGCAACAACTCGGCGATCGGCACCTACCTGTGCGCCCAGCTCGCCCGGGAATGCGGGCTCACCCGCCTGCTGGCCGGCGACGGTGGCGACGAGATCTTCGGGGGCAACGAGCGCTACACGGTGGACGCGGTCTTCGCCCGTTACCAGAGGGTGCCCCGACTACTGCGCCGCGGTCTGCTCGAGCCAATTTTGCGAACCCTGCCCGACGGCGGCTCATCCACCGTCGGCCGGGCGCAGCGGTACGTTCGGCGGGCGAGCCTGCCGAATCCGCGACGGTTCTATTCCTACGAGTTCTTCTTCGCCCAGGACGGCCGCGAGCTGCTCGACGGAGACTTCCTGCGAAGCGTCGAGCCGGGAGCTCCCTGGGACGTCCTCGAGCAGCATTTCGGGCGGGTGAGCGCGGTCGAGGAGCTGAACCGTCTCCTCTACCTGGACATCAAGCTCACCATTGGTGACAACGATCTACTGAAGGTCACGCGCACCGCCGAGGCGGCCGGCATCGGGGTCCGGTTCCCGTTCCTGGATCTGCCCCTCATCGAGTTCACGGCCACCTGGCCGGCGTCCTTCAAGGTGCACGCGGGTGAAAAGCGGCATCTCTTCCGGCAGGCCTTCCGCGAGCTGCTCCCCGCCGAGACCCTGGCGAAGCGGAAGCATGGCTTCGGAGTTCCCACGAGCCTGTGGCTGCGGACGCACGCCGGCTTCGTGGATCTCGCGCACGATGCGCTGCTGGGTCCGGATGCCCACGTGAGCTCGTACTTCCGGCGGGGCGCCCTGGAGGAGCTCCTTCGTCTCCACGCTTCCGATACGACCGCCTTCTACGGCGACCTGCTGTGGAGCGTGCTGATGCTCGAGCTGTGGCACCGCCGGCACGTGCGTGGCGAATCGCCGGGAGTGAGGGTGGCGTGA
- a CDS encoding polysaccharide deacetylase family protein produces MLVRTLATGLYRAGLTGALSATSGYLRRAAAFSVFTYHRVNDHGDPFFEALPTEVFERQMQLIARHYVVLPVEELVARLRSGTVPRNAVAITFDDGYRDVLTHAAPILARYHLPATVFLATGFIGSGEVPWYDRLATALKSTAASQVAVPASDEVLPLETREARLLALGRLQAHWKGLPEADSRRALETLLERLGTGQHDRERNAFLRWDEVHALRGLGFRIGAHTVSHPILSRLPADRACAEIVESKRAIEARCGISPRAFAYPNGGEADYTPAVVDQVRRAGFDCAVTTRFGLNTARTSPWELRRGQPWEHHLPTFATKLAWYRMTLS; encoded by the coding sequence ATGCTCGTACGGACTCTGGCCACCGGACTCTATCGCGCCGGTCTCACCGGCGCCCTGTCGGCCACCTCCGGCTACCTTCGGCGGGCGGCCGCGTTCTCGGTCTTCACGTATCATCGGGTCAACGATCACGGCGATCCGTTCTTCGAGGCTCTGCCGACCGAGGTCTTCGAGCGGCAGATGCAGTTGATCGCCCGTCACTACGTGGTGCTTCCAGTGGAGGAGCTGGTGGCTCGGCTCCGGTCCGGAACCGTTCCGCGGAACGCGGTCGCCATCACCTTCGATGACGGCTACCGGGACGTTCTCACGCACGCCGCTCCCATCCTGGCCCGATACCACCTGCCCGCGACGGTGTTCCTGGCGACCGGCTTCATCGGGAGCGGTGAGGTCCCGTGGTACGACCGACTCGCGACCGCGCTGAAGTCGACCGCGGCCTCGCAGGTCGCGGTGCCCGCCTCGGACGAGGTGCTGCCCCTGGAGACCCGGGAAGCCCGACTTCTGGCGCTGGGGCGACTGCAGGCGCACTGGAAAGGGTTGCCGGAAGCCGACTCACGGAGGGCGCTCGAGACGCTGCTGGAGCGGCTGGGCACGGGCCAGCATGATCGCGAGAGGAACGCCTTCCTCCGGTGGGACGAAGTCCACGCCCTTCGCGGGCTGGGCTTCCGTATCGGCGCACACACGGTCAGCCACCCGATCCTGTCCCGACTACCCGCTGACCGGGCGTGCGCCGAGATCGTCGAATCGAAGCGGGCCATCGAGGCTCGGTGCGGAATATCTCCTCGCGCCTTCGCCTATCCCAACGGAGGTGAGGCCGACTACACGCCCGCGGTGGTCGATCAGGTTCGCCGTGCGGGCTTCGACTGTGCCGTGACCACCCGCTTCGGCTTGAACACGGCTCGCACGTCTCCCTGGGAGCTGCGACGGGGACAGCCCTGGGAGCATCATCTGCCGACGTTTGCGACGAAGCTGGCCTGGTATCGCATGACACTGAGCTAA